A stretch of the Malus sylvestris chromosome 10, drMalSylv7.2, whole genome shotgun sequence genome encodes the following:
- the LOC126584859 gene encoding VQ motif-containing protein 22-like encodes MPGSNEWGQYYQHDLMDNGQRTPPSSGGLSDSTIVTTSSATVTEISTSSPGGQLTPTGSVSKPIRRRSRVSKKTPITLLNANANNFRALVQQFTGCTASSTSLSFGNQKGPINLSFGSNNNVIGSVMTPFVNHNYNYQYQQQLQRLAQQPLQLHQEQQQLHRQPLLQLQENQQLHQEHQGMYPIDNVSGCGNDVFQYSSSSGNYNSVPSMEVVDGFVMDQEDIALYELSREFFSG; translated from the coding sequence ATGCCTGGTTCGAATGAGTGGGGGCAATACTACCAACACGACCTCATGGATAATGGGCAGAGAACACCACCCAGTAGTGGAGGGCTTTCAGATTCCACCATTGTCACAACAAGTAGCGCTACTGTGACAGAGATCAGCACTAGCAGCCCAGGAGGCCAGCTCACTCCAACAGGAAGTGTGTCAAAACCCATCAGAAGGCGGTCTAGGGTTTCAAAGAAGACACCCATCACCCTCCTCAACGCCAACGCTAACAATTTTCGAGCTTTGGTGCAACAATTCACAGGTTGTACTGCTTCTAGCACATCCCTTTCCTTTGGGAACCAAAAGGGTCCGATCAACTTGAGTTTTGGATccaataataatgtgattggtTCTGTAATGACACCTTTTGTCAATCACAACTATAACTACCAGTATCAGCAACAGTTGCAGCGGTTGGCGCAGCAGCCACTACAATTACATCaagaacaacaacaactacATCGACAACCGCTGCTACAGCTACAAGAAAATCAACAGCTTCATCAAGAGCATCAAGGCATGTATCCGATTGATAACGTTAGCGGTTGTGGTAACGATGTGTTTCAGTATTCGTCGAGCAGTGGTAATTATAATTCTGTACCGAGTATGGAGGTTGTGGATGGTTTTGTCATGGATCAGGAAGATATAGCTTTGTATGAACTTTCTAGGGAATTTTTCTCCGGTTAG
- the LOC126584315 gene encoding glycine-rich RNA-binding protein 4, mitochondrial — protein MWAATVSFPCYAHPKPIHLSNRTDSKPLKLQMRASFFDYPLASKILVKNIPYSTSENSLQQKFSSFGQIAEVKLVKDESSRRSKGFAFIQYTCQDDAMLALENMDRQNLDGRIIYVELARPGKDAYGEYPRTSGPPKKQNLPQQEEVSDCWY, from the exons ATGTGGGCGGCAACGGTCTCCTTCCCTTGTTACGCACACCCGAAACCGATTCATCTGTCGAATCGTACGGACTCCAAGCctttgaagctccaaatgagAGCTTCCTTTTTCGACTATCCTCTCGCAAGCAAAATCTTGGTTAAAA ATATACCATATTCCACCAGTGAAAATAGTTTGCAGCAGAAATTTTCGAGTTTCGGCCAGATAGCTGAAG TTAAACTAGTCAAGGATGAATCCTCAAGAAGATCCAAGGGGTTTGCATTTATTCAATATACCTGTCAAGATGATGCTATGCTCGCCCTGGAAAATATGGATCGCCAG AATCTTGACGGCAGGATCATCTACGTAGAGCTTGCTAGACCTGGGAAAGACGCTTATGGAGAATATCCAAGAACCTCTGGTCCCCCAAAGAAGCAGAATTTGCCACAGCAAGAGGAAGTTTCGGACTGCTGGTACTGA